One segment of Herbaspirillum hiltneri N3 DNA contains the following:
- the gatA gene encoding Asp-tRNA(Asn)/Glu-tRNA(Gln) amidotransferase subunit GatA — protein sequence MHTKTIKELSTLLQTKKISAAELATLFLDRIGQSDLNAFLHVDRELTLQQAAQADRRIAADDVTALTGIPIAHKDLFVTRGWRTTAGSKMLENYVSPFDATVVEQFNAAGTVTLGKLNCDEFAMGSGNENSYFGAVKNPWDKRAVPGGSSGGSAAAIAARLAPAATGTDTGGSIRQPSSLCGVTGIKPTYGSVSRYGMIAFASSLDQGGPIAKTAEDCGLLLNAMSGFDQRDSTSIERPKEDFTRSLNDSIKGLRIGVPKEFFGAGLAPDVEQAVRAALAEYEKLGATLVDISLPKTELSIPVYYVIAPAEASSNLSRFDGVRYGHRAADYKDLSDMYKKSRAEGFGDEVKRRILVGAYVLSHGYYDAYYLQAQKIRRLIAQDFQNALTGPDRKCDVIMGPVSPTVAWDLGDKTDDPVANYLADIFTLSTSLAGLPGMSIPCGFGQGEKNGNRPVGLQIIGSYYDEARLLNVAHQYQQATDWHLRAPA from the coding sequence ATGCACACCAAGACCATCAAAGAGCTGTCGACGCTCTTGCAGACCAAGAAAATTTCCGCGGCCGAACTGGCCACGCTGTTCCTCGACCGCATCGGCCAGAGCGATCTCAATGCTTTCCTGCATGTCGATCGCGAACTGACCTTGCAACAGGCCGCGCAAGCCGACCGCCGCATCGCCGCCGACGATGTCACTGCATTGACCGGCATCCCGATCGCGCACAAGGACTTGTTCGTGACGCGCGGATGGCGCACCACGGCCGGTTCGAAGATGCTGGAAAATTATGTGAGCCCGTTTGATGCGACCGTGGTGGAACAGTTCAACGCCGCCGGCACTGTTACATTGGGCAAGCTCAACTGCGACGAATTCGCGATGGGGTCGGGCAACGAGAATTCCTATTTCGGCGCCGTGAAAAATCCTTGGGACAAGCGCGCCGTGCCGGGCGGTTCGTCCGGCGGTTCGGCCGCAGCGATTGCCGCGCGCCTGGCGCCGGCCGCGACCGGCACCGATACCGGCGGCTCGATCCGCCAGCCGTCGTCGCTGTGCGGCGTGACCGGCATCAAACCGACTTACGGCAGCGTCTCGCGCTACGGCATGATCGCGTTTGCGTCGTCGCTCGACCAGGGCGGCCCGATTGCAAAAACCGCCGAAGACTGCGGCCTGCTGCTCAACGCGATGAGCGGTTTCGACCAGCGCGATTCGACCAGCATCGAACGTCCGAAGGAAGATTTCACCCGTTCCCTGAACGACAGCATCAAGGGTCTTCGCATCGGCGTGCCGAAGGAATTCTTCGGCGCCGGCCTGGCCCCTGATGTCGAGCAAGCCGTGCGCGCCGCGCTGGCCGAATACGAAAAGCTCGGCGCCACGCTGGTCGACATTTCGCTGCCGAAGACCGAGCTGTCGATCCCGGTGTATTACGTGATTGCGCCGGCCGAAGCATCGTCGAACCTGTCGCGTTTCGACGGCGTGCGCTACGGCCATCGCGCCGCCGATTACAAGGACCTCTCCGACATGTACAAGAAGTCGCGCGCGGAAGGTTTTGGCGACGAAGTGAAGCGCCGCATCCTGGTCGGTGCCTATGTGCTGTCGCACGGCTACTACGACGCCTACTACCTGCAGGCGCAAAAAATCCGCCGCCTGATCGCGCAGGATTTCCAGAACGCGCTGACCGGCCCGGACCGCAAGTGCGACGTCATCATGGGGCCGGTCTCGCCGACCGTGGCATGGGATCTGGGCGACAAGACCGACGATCCGGTGGCCAACTACCTGGCCGACATTTTCACCTTGTCGACCAGCCTGGCGGGTCTGCCGGGCATGTCGATTCCATGCGGATTCGGCCAAGGCGAAAAAAACGGCAATCGTCCGGTCGGCCTGCAAATCATCGGCAGCTACTACGATGAAGCGCGCCTGCTCAACGTCGCCCACCAATACCAGCAGGCCACCGACTGGCACCTGCGTGCGCCGGCCTGA
- the gatC gene encoding Asp-tRNA(Asn)/Glu-tRNA(Gln) amidotransferase subunit GatC, which yields MTLALSDVKRIANLSRLELTDEQAGQTLDKLNSIFSLVEQMRAVDTTGIEPLSHPIAALTADLALRLRDDAVTETNQREAYQQPAPATQDGLYLVPKVIE from the coding sequence ATGACTCTTGCCCTTTCCGATGTGAAACGCATTGCCAACTTGTCCCGTCTCGAGTTGACGGATGAACAAGCCGGCCAAACCCTGGACAAACTCAACAGCATCTTTTCGCTGGTGGAACAGATGCGCGCCGTGGACACGACGGGCATCGAGCCGCTGAGCCATCCGATTGCGGCGCTGACCGCCGACCTGGCGCTGCGCCTGCGCGACGACGCGGTGACCGAAACCAACCAGCGCGAGGCATACCAGCAACCAGCGCCGGCGACTCAGGACGGCCTGTACCTGGTGCCCAAGGTCATCGAATAA
- a CDS encoding rod shape-determining protein has translation MFGFLRSYFSNDLAIDLGTANTLIYVRGQGIVLDEPSVVAIRQQGGPNGKKTIQAVGKEAKQMLGKVPGNIEAIRPMKDGVIADFTVTEQMLKQFIRMVHDSKLFRPSPRIIICVPCGSTQVERRAIRESALGAGASQVYLIEEPMAAAIGSGLPVSDATGSMVVDIGGGTTEVGIISLGGMVYKGSVRVGGDKFDEAIVNYIRRNYGMLIGEQTAEAIKKEIGSAFPGSEVKEMEVKGRNLSEGIPRSFTISSNEILEALTDPLNNIVSAVKNALEQTPPELGADIAEKGMMLTGGGALLRDLDRLLMEETGLPVIVAEDPLTCVVRGSGMALDRMDKLGSIFSNE, from the coding sequence ATGTTTGGATTTTTACGCAGTTACTTCTCTAACGACCTCGCAATTGACCTTGGAACGGCTAACACACTGATCTACGTACGCGGTCAGGGCATCGTCCTCGACGAACCGTCCGTGGTCGCCATCCGCCAGCAAGGCGGTCCGAACGGCAAGAAGACCATCCAGGCGGTCGGCAAGGAAGCAAAACAGATGCTGGGCAAGGTTCCCGGCAACATCGAGGCGATCCGCCCGATGAAAGACGGCGTGATTGCCGATTTCACCGTCACCGAGCAGATGCTGAAGCAATTCATCCGCATGGTGCACGATTCCAAGCTGTTCCGTCCGTCCCCGCGCATCATCATCTGCGTGCCGTGCGGCTCGACCCAGGTGGAGCGCCGTGCGATCCGCGAATCGGCGCTCGGCGCCGGCGCGTCGCAGGTCTATCTGATCGAAGAACCGATGGCAGCGGCAATCGGCTCCGGCCTGCCGGTCTCGGACGCCACCGGCTCGATGGTGGTCGACATCGGCGGCGGCACCACGGAAGTCGGCATCATTTCGCTGGGCGGCATGGTGTACAAGGGTTCGGTGCGCGTTGGCGGCGACAAGTTCGATGAAGCCATCGTCAACTACATCCGCCGCAACTACGGCATGCTGATCGGCGAGCAGACCGCCGAAGCGATCAAGAAGGAAATCGGTTCCGCCTTCCCGGGTTCCGAGGTCAAGGAAATGGAAGTCAAGGGCCGCAACCTGTCCGAAGGCATCCCGCGTTCGTTCACCATCTCCAGCAACGAAATCCTGGAAGCGCTGACCGACCCGCTCAACAACATCGTGTCCGCCGTCAAGAACGCGCTGGAACAGACGCCGCCGGAATTGGGCGCCGACATCGCCGAAAAGGGCATGATGCTGACCGGTGGCGGCGCGCTGCTGCGCGACCTGGACCGTCTGCTGATGGAAGAAACCGGCCTGCCGGTGATCGTGGCGGAAGATCCGCTGACCTGCGTGGTGCGCGGTTCCGGCATGGCGCTCGATCGCATGGACAAACTGGGTTCGATCTTCTCCAACGAATAA
- the mreC gene encoding rod shape-determining protein MreC, with translation MDIPPLFKQGASARARAGFFALIAIIMLVVDSRMHALSMVRQAVGTVLYPFQVVAMVPRDAAYKVGDYFNSLTALQKENDALRRQQAVNAQLMQQERQMAAENIQLRKLLSMQQRIANRSVVGEILYDARDPFTRKIILNRGSQQGVAPGQPVIDDVGIVGQVTRVFPFTSEVTLLTDKDQAIPVQVLRNGLRSVAYGRGQSGVLDLRFMAANADIQKGDALVTSGIDGIYPPGLSVATVQQVETKSTDAFAHIVCLPAAGVDRHKQLLILLVEQTIAPRPDPEGAGEKGDKLLKRRLRDTAKESEAVSPKDAPNEERKGTAPAATAAAATSAAPAPATAAAPAAKPATPPAATSAQPAKSAR, from the coding sequence ATGGATATCCCACCACTCTTCAAGCAAGGCGCCTCGGCCCGCGCCCGCGCCGGCTTTTTTGCGCTGATAGCGATCATCATGCTGGTGGTCGATTCGCGCATGCATGCGCTGTCGATGGTGCGCCAGGCAGTCGGCACGGTGCTGTATCCGTTCCAGGTCGTCGCCATGGTGCCGCGCGACGCCGCCTACAAGGTCGGCGATTACTTCAATTCCCTGACTGCGCTGCAAAAGGAAAACGACGCCCTGCGCCGCCAGCAAGCCGTGAATGCCCAGCTGATGCAGCAAGAGCGCCAGATGGCCGCCGAAAACATCCAGCTGCGCAAGTTGCTGAGCATGCAACAACGCATCGCCAACAGATCGGTGGTCGGTGAAATCCTTTACGATGCGCGCGATCCGTTCACCCGCAAGATCATCCTCAATCGTGGTTCGCAGCAGGGCGTTGCGCCCGGCCAGCCGGTGATCGATGACGTCGGCATCGTCGGCCAGGTCACGCGCGTATTCCCGTTCACGTCCGAAGTCACGCTGCTGACCGACAAGGACCAGGCCATTCCGGTGCAGGTCCTGCGCAACGGCTTGCGCAGCGTGGCCTACGGTCGCGGCCAGTCGGGCGTGCTGGACTTGCGCTTCATGGCCGCCAACGCCGACATTCAGAAGGGCGATGCGCTGGTCACCTCGGGCATCGACGGTATCTATCCGCCCGGCTTGTCGGTGGCGACGGTGCAGCAGGTCGAGACCAAGTCGACCGATGCTTTCGCCCACATCGTCTGCCTGCCGGCTGCCGGCGTCGATCGCCACAAGCAGCTGCTGATTTTGCTGGTCGAACAGACCATCGCGCCGCGTCCCGATCCTGAAGGCGCGGGGGAAAAGGGCGACAAGCTGCTCAAGCGCCGCCTGCGCGACACCGCCAAGGAAAGCGAGGCGGTGTCGCCCAAGGACGCGCCGAACGAAGAGCGCAAGGGTACCGCTCCTGCTGCTACTGCAGCTGCAGCAACTTCGGCTGCACCGGCACCGGCAACCGCTGCAGCGCCGGCCGCCAAACCAGCCACACCGCCGGCGGCAACGTCGGCACAACCCGCCAAGAGCGCCCGATGA
- the mreD gene encoding rod shape-determining protein MreD — translation MNDPHYILLPANPLFIALSLVAAFLLNLLPWGQWVGVPDFVALVLVFWAIHEPRKIGISIAFMMGLLMDVNEATLLGENALAYTLLSYFSIMIHRRVLWFPVGTQALHILPLLLLTQAVQLVVRLIVSGKFPHWYYFSESFVCALLWPVVAWLLLAPQRRAINRDDNRPI, via the coding sequence ATGAACGATCCGCACTACATCCTGCTGCCGGCTAATCCGCTGTTCATCGCGCTGAGCCTGGTGGCGGCCTTCCTGCTCAATCTGCTGCCGTGGGGGCAATGGGTCGGCGTGCCCGATTTCGTCGCGCTGGTGCTGGTGTTCTGGGCGATCCACGAGCCGCGCAAGATCGGCATCAGCATCGCCTTCATGATGGGCTTGCTGATGGACGTCAATGAAGCCACGCTGCTCGGCGAAAACGCCCTGGCCTACACGCTGCTGTCCTACTTCTCGATCATGATCCACCGCCGCGTGCTGTGGTTTCCGGTCGGCACCCAGGCATTGCACATCCTGCCGCTGCTGCTGCTGACGCAGGCAGTGCAACTGGTCGTGCGCCTGATCGTCAGCGGCAAATTCCCGCATTGGTACTACTTCAGCGAAAGTTTCGTCTGCGCTCTGCTGTGGCCGGTGGTGGCGTGGCTGCTGCTGGCGCCGCAACGACGTGCGATCAATCGCGACGACAACCGTCCGATCTAG
- the mrdA gene encoding penicillin-binding protein 2: MTEFKNTEHELKLFRLRLFAVAVLVLVCFSLLMARFVWLQIVRHDAYAAQAEENRISVVPIVPNRGLILDRNGVVLARNYSAYTLEITPSKITGSLDDLVDQLSPLVDIQPKDRRRFRKLLEESKNFESLPIRTRLTDEEVARFTAQRYRFPGVDIQARLFRQYPYGKTAAHVIGYIGRISQRDADRISDSDDEANYNGTDYIGKEGLEKSYETQLHGTTGYEEVEISAGGRAVRTLSRTPASPGQNLILSIDIELQKVIEEAFGDRKGALVAIDPATGDILAYVSQPSFDPNVFVEGIDQQTWDELNNSPDRPLINRPLSGTYPPGSTYKPFMALAALELGKRKPTDSIRDPGFFWLGNHKFRDDKEGGHGVVDMYRSIVVSCDTYYYMLANDLGVDAIHDFMKPFGFGQVTGIDLEHERKGLLPSTTWKRNAYRKPEQRKWYAGETISLGIGQGYNAFTPIQMAHATATLANNGVVMKPHLVKMIEDGVTHDRTVTVPKESYRIPLKQENIDVIKQAMVGVNKEGTGARVFAGAEYTSAGKSGTAQVVSIKKNEKYDAKRLATHLLDNALFTAFAPADKPRIALSVIVENGGWGAEAAAPLARKAIDFYLLGKRPGDKAKAAAKGSDAATQPATDAVGNDIRD; encoded by the coding sequence ATGACAGAGTTCAAAAACACCGAGCATGAACTGAAGCTCTTCCGGTTGCGCCTGTTCGCAGTCGCGGTGCTGGTGCTGGTGTGTTTCAGTCTGCTGATGGCGCGTTTTGTCTGGCTGCAGATCGTGCGCCATGACGCCTATGCCGCGCAGGCCGAGGAAAACCGCATTTCGGTGGTGCCCATCGTGCCCAACCGCGGCCTGATCCTGGATCGCAACGGCGTGGTGCTGGCGCGCAACTACTCCGCCTACACGCTCGAAATCACACCGTCCAAGATCACCGGCAGCCTCGACGACCTGGTCGATCAGCTGAGCCCGCTGGTCGACATCCAGCCGAAAGACCGGCGCCGTTTCCGCAAGCTGCTGGAAGAATCCAAGAACTTCGAAAGCCTGCCGATCCGCACGCGCCTGACCGACGAGGAAGTCGCCAGGTTCACCGCGCAGCGTTATCGCTTCCCCGGCGTCGACATCCAGGCGCGCTTGTTCCGCCAATATCCGTACGGCAAAACCGCCGCGCACGTGATCGGCTACATTGGCCGCATCAGCCAGCGCGACGCCGATCGCATCTCCGATTCCGACGACGAAGCCAACTACAACGGCACCGACTACATCGGCAAGGAAGGCCTCGAGAAGAGTTACGAGACCCAGCTGCACGGCACCACCGGCTACGAAGAAGTCGAGATCTCCGCCGGCGGCCGCGCCGTGCGCACGCTCTCGCGCACGCCGGCCAGCCCGGGCCAGAACTTGATCCTGTCGATCGACATCGAGCTGCAAAAAGTGATCGAGGAAGCCTTCGGCGACCGCAAAGGGGCGCTGGTCGCGATCGATCCGGCCACCGGCGACATCCTCGCCTACGTTTCGCAGCCGTCGTTCGATCCCAACGTCTTCGTCGAAGGCATCGACCAGCAAACCTGGGACGAACTCAACAATTCGCCCGATCGTCCACTCATCAACCGTCCGCTGTCCGGCACTTATCCACCCGGTTCGACGTACAAGCCGTTCATGGCGCTGGCGGCATTGGAGCTGGGCAAGCGCAAGCCGACCGACTCCATCCGCGACCCCGGCTTCTTCTGGCTCGGCAATCATAAATTCCGCGACGACAAGGAAGGCGGCCACGGCGTGGTCGACATGTACCGCTCGATCGTGGTCTCTTGCGACACCTACTACTACATGCTGGCCAACGACCTCGGCGTCGACGCCATCCACGATTTCATGAAGCCGTTCGGCTTCGGCCAGGTCACCGGCATCGACCTGGAACACGAGCGCAAGGGCCTGCTGCCGTCCACCACCTGGAAGCGCAACGCCTACCGCAAGCCGGAGCAGCGCAAGTGGTACGCCGGCGAAACCATCTCGCTGGGCATCGGCCAGGGCTACAACGCATTCACGCCGATCCAGATGGCGCACGCGACCGCGACGCTGGCCAACAACGGCGTGGTCATGAAGCCGCATCTGGTCAAGATGATCGAAGATGGCGTCACGCATGACCGCACCGTCACCGTGCCGAAGGAAAGCTATCGCATCCCGCTGAAGCAGGAAAACATCGACGTCATCAAGCAGGCCATGGTTGGCGTGAACAAGGAAGGCACCGGCGCGCGCGTGTTCGCCGGCGCGGAATACACATCGGCCGGCAAGAGCGGTACGGCGCAGGTGGTCTCGATCAAGAAGAACGAGAAGTACGACGCCAAGCGCCTTGCCACCCATCTGCTGGACAACGCCTTGTTTACCGCCTTTGCTCCAGCCGACAAGCCGCGCATCGCGCTTTCGGTCATCGTCGAAAACGGCGGATGGGGCGCCGAAGCCGCTGCGCCGCTGGCGCGCAAGGCGATCGACTTCTACCTGCTCGGCAAACGTCCCGGCGACAAGGCCAAGGCCGCCGCCAAGGGCAGCGATGCCGCCACACAACCTGCAACAGACGCGGTCGGCAACGATATCAGGGATTAA
- the rodA gene encoding rod shape-determining protein RodA: protein MNLHRPPLWQIIKPHLAVFDGALSLIIFLIMSVGIVTLYSAGMNFPGRVEDQLRNILIAFIVMWIAANVSPQTLLRFAVPIYTVGVTLLIAVALFGIVKKGSRRWLNIGMVVQPSEIMKIAMPLMLAWYFQKREGMIRWHVFLIAGLLLAVPVGLIIRQPDLGTGVLVLAAGFYVIFFAGLSWKVLTGLAVAGAASLPVVWSVLHDYQRQRVMMLIDPTSDPLGKGFHIIQSTIAIGSGGVTGKGWLMGTQTHLEFIPERTTDFIFSVFSEEFGLIGNSILVVLYLLLIGRGLMITANAPTLFTRLLGGSITMIFFTYAFVNMGMVSGILPVVGVPLPFMSYGGTALVTLGLGAGILMSIQRHRKLVQT, encoded by the coding sequence ATGAACTTGCACCGCCCCCCGCTCTGGCAAATCATCAAACCGCACCTGGCGGTGTTTGACGGCGCGCTGTCGCTGATCATTTTCCTGATCATGTCGGTCGGCATCGTCACGCTGTATTCGGCCGGCATGAACTTCCCCGGCCGCGTCGAAGACCAGCTGCGCAATATCCTGATCGCCTTCATCGTGATGTGGATCGCCGCCAACGTCTCCCCGCAGACCTTGCTGCGCTTCGCCGTGCCGATCTACACGGTCGGCGTCACGCTACTGATTGCGGTGGCCTTGTTCGGCATCGTCAAGAAAGGCTCGCGCCGCTGGCTCAACATCGGCATGGTCGTGCAGCCATCCGAGATCATGAAGATCGCCATGCCGCTGATGCTGGCGTGGTACTTCCAGAAGCGCGAAGGCATGATCCGCTGGCATGTGTTTCTGATCGCCGGATTGCTGCTGGCGGTGCCGGTCGGCCTGATCATCCGCCAGCCCGACCTCGGCACCGGCGTGCTGGTGCTGGCGGCTGGTTTCTACGTGATCTTCTTCGCCGGCCTGTCGTGGAAGGTGCTGACCGGCTTGGCCGTCGCCGGCGCCGCCAGCCTGCCGGTGGTCTGGTCGGTGCTGCACGACTACCAGCGCCAGCGCGTGATGATGCTGATCGATCCGACTTCCGATCCGCTCGGCAAGGGCTTCCACATCATCCAGTCGACCATCGCCATCGGTTCCGGCGGCGTCACCGGCAAAGGCTGGCTGATGGGTACGCAGACCCACCTGGAATTCATCCCCGAGCGCACCACCGACTTCATCTTCTCGGTGTTCTCGGAAGAGTTCGGCCTCATCGGCAACAGCATTCTGGTGGTGCTCTATCTGCTGCTGATCGGGCGCGGCCTGATGATCACCGCCAACGCGCCGACGCTGTTCACGCGTTTGCTGGGCGGCTCCATCACGATGATTTTCTTCACCTACGCGTTTGTGAACATGGGCATGGTCAGCGGCATCCTCCCGGTGGTCGGCGTGCCGTTGCCGTTCATGAGCTACGGCGGCACCGCGCTGGTCACGCTGGGACTGGGCGCGGGTATCCTGATGAGCATTCAGCGCCATCGCAAACTAGTGCAAACCTGA